Proteins found in one Bacillus sp. SM2101 genomic segment:
- the mazG gene encoding nucleoside triphosphate pyrophosphohydrolase — MMKKITVIGLGAGDLEQLPLGVYRLLQKADHIYIRTNEHPVVQDLMKEGLHFNSFDNVYEKYDQFEEVYEEIVNVLISEALHKEILYAVPGHPFVAERTVQLLVDKCSKYGIEINIAGGQSFLDSTFTSLQIDPIEGFQFLDATSLQRQQIQYNQHIIICQMYDQFIASEVKLTLMEDLPDDYEVMILTAIGSEAEEVRKVPLYELDRQSTISNLTSLYVPPVNDEKLLYHTFSSLRSVIAILRGPDGCPWDKKQTHQSLKKYILEEAYELVDAIDNDDVWNTIEELGDVLLQVMLHAQIGDDDGLFNIDDVVRSITEKMIRRHPHVFAGERVVDSDEVVYNWEQIKQDEKKGMQHSASLLEEVPKSLPGLLRAYKYQKKAAQVGFDWDDVSPMWDKVREEIEEFQVEATNHNQKNMLTEFGDILFALVNISRYYKIDPEEAITSANNKFFKRFRFIENTVRDEGKEIESFSLEQLDEIWTSAKKKGL, encoded by the coding sequence ATAATGAAGAAAATAACTGTAATAGGTTTAGGAGCTGGCGATTTAGAGCAATTACCTCTAGGAGTTTATCGATTGTTACAAAAGGCTGATCATATTTATATACGAACAAATGAGCACCCAGTCGTACAGGATCTTATGAAAGAAGGACTACATTTTAATTCTTTTGATAATGTATATGAAAAATACGATCAATTTGAAGAAGTATACGAAGAGATAGTAAATGTCTTAATTTCCGAAGCGCTGCATAAAGAGATATTATATGCTGTACCTGGTCATCCATTTGTGGCTGAGAGAACAGTTCAACTATTAGTGGACAAGTGTAGTAAGTATGGTATTGAAATTAATATTGCTGGAGGGCAAAGTTTTCTTGATTCAACATTCACATCATTGCAAATTGATCCGATTGAAGGGTTTCAGTTTCTAGATGCAACGTCACTACAAAGGCAACAAATTCAATATAATCAACATATTATTATATGCCAAATGTATGATCAATTTATTGCATCTGAGGTGAAGCTAACACTTATGGAGGATTTGCCTGATGATTATGAAGTAATGATCCTTACAGCTATTGGTAGCGAGGCTGAAGAAGTAAGAAAAGTACCATTATATGAATTGGATCGTCAGTCTACCATAAGTAATTTAACAAGTTTATATGTACCTCCTGTAAATGATGAGAAATTGCTTTATCATACATTTTCTTCATTACGTTCTGTTATAGCAATTCTTCGTGGGCCAGATGGTTGTCCATGGGATAAAAAGCAAACGCATCAATCATTAAAGAAATATATTCTTGAAGAAGCATATGAGCTTGTAGATGCGATTGACAATGATGATGTTTGGAATACAATTGAAGAGCTCGGAGATGTACTTCTACAAGTTATGTTACATGCTCAAATTGGAGATGATGACGGATTATTTAACATTGATGATGTGGTTAGAAGTATAACAGAAAAAATGATTCGACGTCATCCACATGTTTTTGCAGGGGAAAGAGTAGTTGATAGTGATGAAGTAGTCTATAATTGGGAACAAATTAAGCAAGATGAAAAAAAGGGAATGCAACACTCTGCATCATTACTTGAGGAGGTCCCAAAGAGCTTACCGGGCTTATTAAGAGCTTATAAATACCAAAAAAAAGCAGCTCAGGTAGGGTTCGATTGGGATGATGTTAGTCCGATGTGGGATAAAGTGAGGGAAGAAATAGAGGAGTTTCAAGTTGAGGCAACCAATCACAACCAAAAGAATATGCTTACTGAGTTTGGTGATATTCTTTTTGCTCTTGTAAATATATCTCGTTATTATAAAATTGATCCGGAAGAAGCGATAACAAGTGCAAATAATAAATTTTTTAAGCGGTTCCGTTTTATTGAAAACACTGTGAGAGATGAGGGGAAAGAGATTGAATCCTTTTCTTTAGAACAATTAGATGAAATTTGGACATCTGCAAAGAAAAAAGGATTATAA
- a CDS encoding 50S ribosomal protein L25/general stress protein Ctc, with product MALLQANERQDFKHSSIRKLREEGKIPAVIYGENYESKAIFIHGADFLKTIKEAGRNGIITLSLNNDQHSVMLHDIQKDPLKSDIVHADFQVVNMKSEVEVDVNIQLIGDAIGVKDGGVLQQPLHQVSVRALPANIPTSIDIDVSNLEVGQTISIGDIQTVDKFDINHDMSEVVASILPPKQEDEINSGEEQETGQPDNVEGRETDDE from the coding sequence ATGGCATTATTGCAAGCAAATGAGAGGCAAGATTTTAAACATTCATCAATTAGGAAATTGCGGGAGGAAGGTAAAATCCCTGCAGTTATATATGGTGAGAATTATGAGAGTAAGGCGATCTTTATTCACGGGGCAGATTTTCTGAAAACGATAAAAGAAGCTGGTCGCAATGGTATTATTACGCTCTCACTTAATAATGATCAACATTCAGTGATGTTGCATGATATTCAAAAAGACCCATTAAAAAGTGACATAGTGCATGCGGATTTTCAGGTTGTTAATATGAAGTCAGAAGTTGAGGTTGATGTAAATATTCAACTCATTGGTGATGCAATTGGTGTCAAGGATGGCGGAGTACTCCAGCAACCGTTACACCAAGTCTCTGTAAGGGCGTTACCTGCTAATATCCCAACTTCCATTGATATAGATGTGTCTAACCTGGAAGTTGGTCAAACGATATCTATTGGTGACATTCAAACAGTAGATAAATTTGACATTAATCATGATATGAGTGAAGTAGTTGCATCAATTTTACCTCCAAAACAAGAAGATGAAATAAATAGTGGTGAAGAACAAGAAACTGGGCAACCTGATAATGTTGAAGGTAGAGAGACAGATGACGAGTAG
- the mfd gene encoding transcription-repair coupling factor, with protein MLGIQEYFLYNDDLASIVNGIDEGLKEQLVAGLSGSARSLFFASIYKDTNRPLLIVTHNLFQAQKIYDDLLGLLSSDHVFLYPVNETIASEIGTASPELKGQRLEVLDYWCSSKKGIVIAPVAAIKRLLPPKEVWDSYQLNFSVGNDIDIDQCLNKIVLMGYSRASMVTAPGEFSVRGGIIDIYPLTEEFPIRIELFDTEIESIRTFAIDDQRSLQKIEKVTIGPSTEILISNDKIDHVINSIEDKLGESLKKTKDSDVKKLLVENITAEIEQLKNDQLPSQVFKYLSLFYEKPASLLDYVPNNGLILFDEMSRIQDITTTLDKEEAEWYTSLLSEGKIIHDLQLSHHFSTLIQKIDKPLIYFSLFLRHVQQTSPQNIVNITCKQMQSFFGQMHVLKTELERWKKGNYTVVVLAPNEERQKKIQHVLEDYDLNFATTDSNDKIIAGTNQIVIGDLNTGFDLPLQKLVVITEEELFKNRTKKTKPRQKLSNAERIKSYSELKVGDYVVHINHGIGKYIGIETLEINGIHKDYLHIEYQGSDKLYVPVEQINQVQKYVGSEGKDPKVYKLGGTEWKRVKKKVESSVQDIADDLIKLYAEREASKGYSYSPDGDMQREFESAFPYEETVDQLRSIGEIKKDMEKERPMDRLLCGDVGYGKTEVAIRAAFKAIVDEKQVAILVPTTILAQQHYETIQERFQDYPINIGLLSRFRSRKQQLETIKGLKDGTIDLVVGTHRVLSKDISFRDLGMLIIDEEQRFGVTHKEKIKQMKANIDVLTLTATPIPRTLHMSMLGVRDLSVIETPPENRFPVQTYVVEYNGALIREAIERELSRGGQIYFLYNRVEDIERKAEEISMLVPDARVAYAHGKMTENELESVILNFLEGEIDVLVSTTIIETGVDIPNVNTLIVFDADKMGLSQLYQLRGRVGRSNRVAYSYFTHRKDKVLSEVAEKRLQAIKEFTELGSGFKIAMRDLSIRGAGNLLGSQQHGFIDTVGFDLYSQMLKEAIDARRGNEPTATDPDIEIDVEVDAYIPDQYVSDGRQKIDMYKRFRAITTLDDLEDLQEDMTDRFGEYPDEVSYLFQIAEIKVYAIQQKILSIKQVKHEVTILFSEEQSGNVEVQRLVQLTQQYGRLIGLGMEGKQLKVVFHTKGIPAQQWLASMYDFLKKLADVKEEQLKTV; from the coding sequence ATGTTAGGTATACAAGAATATTTTTTATATAATGATGATTTGGCTTCAATTGTAAACGGCATTGATGAAGGGCTTAAAGAGCAGCTTGTAGCTGGATTATCAGGATCAGCTAGATCTTTATTTTTTGCTTCAATCTATAAAGATACAAATCGCCCGTTACTAATAGTGACACATAACCTCTTTCAAGCGCAGAAGATTTATGATGATTTACTAGGGTTGTTAAGTAGTGATCATGTATTTCTATACCCAGTGAATGAAACAATTGCGTCAGAGATAGGAACTGCTAGTCCAGAATTAAAAGGACAGCGTCTAGAGGTATTGGATTATTGGTGTTCATCAAAAAAAGGTATTGTCATAGCACCTGTTGCAGCTATAAAAAGGTTACTTCCCCCAAAAGAAGTTTGGGATAGCTATCAATTAAATTTCTCAGTAGGAAATGACATAGACATAGATCAATGCTTAAATAAAATTGTATTAATGGGTTACTCAAGAGCATCAATGGTTACAGCACCCGGAGAGTTCAGTGTTAGGGGTGGCATTATTGATATATACCCATTAACTGAAGAGTTTCCAATTAGAATAGAACTTTTTGATACTGAGATAGAGTCAATACGTACATTTGCAATTGATGATCAACGGTCATTGCAAAAGATAGAAAAAGTAACGATTGGTCCGTCAACTGAAATTCTAATAAGTAACGATAAAATCGATCACGTAATTAACTCAATAGAAGATAAACTTGGAGAAAGTTTGAAAAAAACAAAGGACAGTGATGTAAAAAAATTATTAGTGGAAAACATTACTGCTGAAATAGAACAATTAAAAAATGACCAACTTCCGAGTCAAGTATTTAAATATTTATCTCTTTTCTATGAAAAGCCTGCAAGTTTACTAGACTATGTACCTAATAACGGTCTTATTTTATTTGATGAAATGAGCCGTATCCAAGATATTACGACAACCTTAGATAAAGAAGAAGCTGAATGGTACACGAGCTTACTTTCCGAAGGTAAAATTATTCATGATTTACAGCTGTCTCATCATTTTTCTACTCTTATACAAAAGATAGACAAGCCGCTTATTTATTTTTCTTTGTTTTTAAGGCATGTTCAGCAAACAAGTCCACAAAATATTGTCAATATTACTTGTAAGCAAATGCAAAGTTTCTTTGGGCAAATGCATGTATTGAAAACCGAATTAGAAAGATGGAAAAAAGGAAATTATACTGTTGTAGTTTTGGCTCCGAATGAAGAAAGACAGAAGAAGATACAACATGTTCTTGAAGATTATGATTTGAATTTTGCTACAACTGATAGCAATGACAAAATAATAGCAGGTACAAATCAAATTGTTATAGGGGATTTAAACACAGGTTTTGATTTGCCTTTACAAAAGCTAGTAGTTATTACTGAAGAAGAATTGTTTAAAAATAGGACGAAAAAAACGAAACCGAGACAGAAGCTATCCAATGCAGAAAGAATTAAGAGCTACTCAGAATTAAAGGTTGGCGATTATGTTGTTCACATTAATCACGGTATCGGTAAGTATATTGGAATTGAGACGCTAGAAATCAATGGTATACACAAAGATTATCTTCATATTGAGTATCAAGGTAGTGACAAGCTATACGTTCCTGTCGAACAAATAAATCAAGTGCAAAAATACGTTGGCTCAGAAGGTAAAGATCCAAAAGTGTATAAGCTTGGCGGAACAGAGTGGAAACGGGTTAAGAAAAAGGTTGAGTCCTCAGTACAAGATATTGCTGATGACTTAATTAAGCTATATGCAGAGCGAGAAGCGAGTAAAGGGTATAGCTATAGCCCTGATGGTGATATGCAGCGAGAGTTTGAGTCGGCTTTCCCATATGAAGAAACAGTAGATCAACTACGTTCAATTGGGGAAATTAAAAAAGACATGGAAAAAGAGCGCCCTATGGATCGGTTATTATGTGGTGATGTAGGGTACGGGAAGACAGAAGTAGCAATCAGAGCAGCATTTAAAGCAATTGTTGATGAAAAGCAGGTTGCTATCCTTGTGCCGACAACGATTTTAGCCCAGCAGCATTACGAAACTATTCAAGAAAGATTTCAAGATTATCCAATTAATATAGGTTTACTTAGCCGATTTAGATCTCGTAAGCAACAACTCGAAACAATTAAAGGCTTAAAAGATGGAACGATTGATTTAGTTGTAGGTACTCATCGAGTGTTGTCTAAAGATATTTCATTTCGTGATTTAGGGATGTTAATCATTGATGAAGAGCAACGGTTCGGTGTAACACATAAAGAGAAGATTAAGCAAATGAAAGCTAATATTGATGTATTAACTTTAACAGCAACACCTATTCCTAGAACGTTACATATGTCCATGTTAGGCGTCAGGGATTTGTCTGTAATTGAAACACCACCTGAGAATAGATTCCCAGTGCAAACTTATGTAGTTGAATATAATGGTGCACTCATTAGAGAGGCCATTGAAAGAGAACTATCTAGAGGTGGCCAAATATACTTTCTTTATAACCGTGTTGAAGATATTGAACGCAAAGCCGAGGAAATCTCTATGCTCGTTCCAGATGCACGAGTTGCGTATGCACATGGAAAAATGACTGAAAACGAGCTGGAATCTGTCATACTTAATTTCTTAGAAGGTGAAATCGATGTCCTTGTTAGTACAACCATCATTGAAACAGGTGTTGATATACCAAATGTTAATACGTTAATTGTATTTGACGCAGATAAAATGGGTTTATCACAATTGTATCAGCTTAGAGGAAGGGTCGGTCGTTCGAACCGTGTAGCTTATTCATATTTTACACATCGTAAAGACAAAGTCTTATCAGAAGTTGCTGAAAAAAGATTGCAAGCAATAAAAGAGTTTACAGAGCTAGGCTCTGGTTTTAAAATTGCCATGCGTGACTTGTCAATAAGAGGAGCAGGGAACTTGTTAGGGTCGCAACAACATGGATTTATTGACACTGTTGGATTTGATTTATATTCCCAAATGCTGAAAGAGGCAATTGACGCAAGAAGAGGAAATGAACCAACTGCAACAGATCCAGATATAGAAATAGACGTAGAGGTTGATGCATATATCCCTGACCAATACGTTTCTGATGGTCGACAAAAAATAGACATGTATAAACGCTTTAGAGCTATTACTACACTAGATGATTTAGAAGATCTTCAAGAGGACATGACAGACCGTTTTGGGGAATACCCAGATGAAGTATCTTATTTATTTCAAATTGCTGAAATTAAAGTTTACGCAATACAACAAAAGATACTATCAATTAAACAGGTGAAACATGAAGTAACAATATTATTTAGTGAAGAGCAGAGTGGTAATGTTGAGGTTCAAAGGTTAGTTCAGCTTACACAACAATATGGGCGATTGATTGGGTTAGGTATGGAAGGCAAACAATTAAAAGTTGTTTTCCACACAAAAGGTATTCCTGCTCAGCAATGGTTAGCATCAATGTACGATTTCCTAAAAAAACTGGCTGACGTTAAGGAAGAGCAATTAAAAACTGTATAA
- a CDS encoding ribose-phosphate diphosphokinase: MQSVDPKLKVFTLSSNQGVAEEIAKVIGVELGKIAVARFSDGEIQINIEESIRGCDVYIIQSTSSPVNQNLMELLIMIDALKRASAKTINIVMPYYGYARQDRKARSREPITAKLVANLIETAGATRVITLDLHAPQIQGFFDIPIDHLMGVPILADYFNSKGLEDIVIVSPDHGGVTRARKMADRLKAPIAIIDKRRPKPNVAEVMNIVGNVQGKTAILIDDIIDTAGTITLAANALVENGASSVYACCTHPVLSGPAIERIQNSNIKELVVTNSIALHDDMRIEKIVELSVAPLIAEAIVRVHEQESISALFD; this comes from the coding sequence ATGCAATCAGTCGATCCAAAATTAAAAGTATTTACACTTAGCTCAAATCAAGGTGTAGCTGAAGAAATTGCTAAAGTTATAGGAGTCGAATTAGGAAAAATTGCTGTTGCTCGCTTTAGTGATGGTGAAATACAGATTAATATCGAAGAAAGCATCAGAGGCTGTGACGTATATATTATTCAGTCAACAAGCTCACCAGTGAATCAGAATTTAATGGAATTATTAATTATGATTGATGCTTTAAAACGAGCGTCTGCAAAAACCATTAACATTGTTATGCCGTATTATGGATATGCACGTCAAGATAGAAAAGCTCGTTCTCGTGAGCCGATTACTGCTAAACTAGTTGCTAACCTCATAGAAACCGCTGGAGCAACACGTGTTATAACACTCGATTTACACGCTCCACAAATACAAGGCTTTTTCGATATTCCAATTGATCATTTAATGGGTGTACCGATTTTAGCAGATTATTTCAACAGTAAAGGTCTTGAGGATATAGTGATTGTTTCTCCTGATCACGGTGGTGTGACCCGTGCAAGGAAAATGGCCGATCGTTTGAAAGCACCTATCGCAATAATCGATAAACGTCGACCTAAACCGAATGTAGCTGAAGTAATGAATATTGTTGGTAATGTTCAAGGTAAAACTGCCATTTTAATTGATGACATTATTGACACAGCAGGAACGATTACATTGGCTGCAAATGCACTCGTTGAAAATGGTGCTTCATCGGTGTATGCATGCTGTACACATCCGGTTTTATCTGGTCCAGCTATTGAAAGAATACAGAATTCAAATATAAAAGAGTTAGTCGTTACCAATTCTATTGCATTACATGATGATATGAGAATCGAAAAAATTGTAGAGCTTTCTGTTGCTCCTCTAATTGCAGAAGCGATTGTCCGTGTCCATGAACAAGAATCAATAAGTGCTTTATTTGATTAA
- the spoVT gene encoding stage V sporulation protein T: protein MKATGIVRRIDDLGRVVIPKEIRRTLRIREGDPLEIFVDRDGEVILKKYSPISELGNFAKEYAEALFDSLGHNVLICDRDVFIAVAGGSKKDYINKSISRMIEKSMEDRNTVLNTEEKEISLISDQEEPLSSYAIGPIIANGDPIGAVIIFSKDTVIGEVEQKAVDTAAGFLARQMEQ from the coding sequence ATGAAAGCAACTGGAATTGTTCGTCGAATTGATGATTTAGGCCGAGTGGTAATCCCTAAAGAAATACGGAGGACATTACGAATTAGAGAAGGTGACCCGCTAGAAATTTTTGTTGACCGCGATGGAGAAGTGATTTTAAAAAAATATTCTCCTATAAGCGAATTAGGTAACTTCGCTAAAGAGTATGCAGAGGCTTTATTTGACAGTTTAGGACATAATGTATTAATATGTGATCGAGATGTGTTTATAGCAGTAGCGGGAGGCTCCAAAAAGGACTATATTAATAAAAGTATTAGCAGGATGATTGAGAAATCTATGGAGGATCGTAATACTGTACTTAATACCGAAGAAAAAGAAATATCCTTGATAAGTGACCAAGAAGAACCATTGTCATCTTATGCTATAGGTCCAATCATTGCAAATGGAGATCCAATTGGAGCAGTTATAATTTTTTCAAAAGATACAGTGATTGGGGAAGTTGAGCAAAAAGCTGTTGATACAGCAGCAGGTTTTTTAGCAAGACAAATGGAACAATAA
- a CDS encoding polysaccharide biosynthesis protein, producing the protein MQKKIFLQGTVILSIAGIVTKLLSAGYRIPFQNIVGDIGFYIYQQIYPFYGVFLTLSTYGYPVIISKLLIISFEQQDYKRVKKVVVVSFLSLLVAGIVFCSVLYFFANKIAIIMGDPELTILIKVIAFSFLLMPFISVLRGYFQGQKNMVPTAVSQMVEQFIRVITILIFSILLVSHGYGMYATGAGALFGSITGGLTAIVILLIYYKQNNLLHTERPLIFNKKENKEIIRVLFTQGGLICISGMILILFQLVDSFTLYSLLISSGMSDVIAKGAKGVYDRGWPLIQLGTVVSTSISLSLIPIISSAYIRHNLQSIKEKVNLSIRISIVAGVGASVGLAFIIEPTNIMLFQNNQGTDVLRIQGFTILFSSLILTTSSIFQGMNNYIIPAISVVVALILKGLLNVLLVPILGTKGAAFATIISLLITVLFQYYLLYRKFRGSICRIKDVVKILEAAIVMGIGLYVYIHFTNLLLVFINNRLFSALQAITAVMIGIILFLFVIIKRQVFTQSELSIIPYGNKLAYFNRANKKLGD; encoded by the coding sequence TTGCAAAAAAAAATTTTTTTGCAAGGAACAGTTATATTATCTATTGCAGGTATCGTTACTAAGCTACTTAGTGCGGGATATCGGATACCTTTCCAAAATATTGTTGGAGATATCGGGTTTTATATATATCAGCAAATATACCCATTTTATGGAGTGTTTTTAACGTTATCAACCTATGGGTATCCAGTTATAATTTCTAAGCTACTAATAATTTCATTTGAACAGCAAGATTATAAAAGAGTTAAAAAAGTTGTTGTGGTCTCCTTTTTATCCTTACTTGTTGCAGGAATCGTTTTTTGTAGTGTGTTATATTTTTTTGCTAATAAGATAGCGATTATTATGGGTGACCCGGAATTAACTATATTGATTAAAGTTATTGCTTTTTCATTTTTATTAATGCCATTTATCTCAGTATTAAGAGGTTATTTTCAAGGACAGAAGAATATGGTTCCAACCGCTGTTTCACAAATGGTTGAACAATTTATTAGAGTCATAACTATTCTAATATTTTCTATTCTCCTCGTATCACATGGGTATGGCATGTATGCTACCGGTGCTGGAGCACTTTTCGGATCGATCACAGGTGGATTAACAGCAATTGTAATTTTGTTAATATATTATAAGCAAAATAATCTATTACATACAGAGCGCCCGTTAATATTTAATAAAAAGGAAAATAAAGAAATAATAAGGGTGTTATTTACGCAAGGGGGACTTATTTGTATTAGTGGGATGATCCTTATCCTCTTTCAATTAGTGGACTCATTTACGTTATACTCATTATTAATCTCAAGTGGTATGAGTGACGTTATCGCTAAAGGTGCAAAAGGAGTCTATGATCGTGGATGGCCACTTATTCAATTAGGAACTGTTGTATCAACATCAATCTCGCTATCTTTAATTCCAATCATTTCTAGTGCATATATTCGTCATAATTTACAATCTATTAAAGAGAAGGTTAATTTATCAATCAGAATTAGCATTGTTGCTGGTGTAGGCGCATCAGTTGGGTTAGCTTTTATTATTGAACCGACAAATATTATGCTTTTTCAAAATAATCAAGGGACAGATGTGTTAAGGATACAAGGTTTTACTATACTCTTTAGTTCACTTATCTTAACAACTTCATCTATTTTTCAAGGTATGAACAATTACATAATTCCTGCAATTAGTGTTGTCGTAGCGTTAATTTTAAAAGGGCTGTTAAATGTTCTACTTGTTCCTATTTTAGGAACAAAAGGGGCTGCATTTGCAACTATCATTTCACTATTGATAACTGTGTTATTTCAGTATTATTTATTGTATAGGAAATTCCGAGGGTCTATATGCAGAATCAAGGATGTTGTCAAGATACTAGAAGCAGCCATAGTAATGGGCATAGGTTTATATGTATATATTCATTTTACAAATCTATTGTTGGTATTTATTAATAATCGGCTTTTTTCGGCTTTGCAAGCAATTACTGCTGTAATGATCGGTATCATATTATTTCTCTTCGTCATTATTAAAAGACAAGTTTTTACCCAAAGTGAGTTGTCAATCATTCCTTATGGAAATAAGCTAGCCTATTTTAATAGAGCAAATAAGAAGTTAGGTGATTAA
- a CDS encoding anti-sigma-F factor Fin family protein, with protein sequence MSLHYYCRHCGIKVGSIERVSLYTESLGFQLLSDQERQEMLSYEDNGDIKVLTICEDCQEALNRNPDFHLYETFIQ encoded by the coding sequence ATGTCACTCCATTATTATTGCAGGCATTGTGGTATAAAAGTTGGTAGTATTGAAAGAGTATCACTATATACTGAAAGTTTAGGATTTCAATTACTTTCTGATCAGGAACGTCAAGAGATGTTATCCTACGAAGATAACGGTGATATCAAAGTATTAACAATTTGTGAGGATTGTCAAGAAGCATTAAACCGAAATCCAGATTTCCATCTATATGAAACATTTATTCAGTGA
- a CDS encoding RNA-binding S4 domain-containing protein yields the protein MRLDKFLKVSRLIKRRTLAKEVADKGRISINGIQAKASSTLKVGDELTIQFGQKVVTVKVEKLVETSRKEEANDLYSIVKEERKEEQS from the coding sequence ATGAGACTAGATAAATTTCTTAAAGTTTCTCGCTTAATTAAAAGGAGAACACTAGCAAAAGAGGTTGCTGACAAAGGAAGAATTTCGATAAATGGTATCCAAGCAAAAGCAAGTTCAACTCTTAAAGTGGGGGATGAACTAACCATTCAATTTGGTCAAAAAGTTGTAACGGTAAAGGTAGAAAAACTTGTTGAGACAAGTCGTAAAGAAGAAGCTAATGACTTATACTCGATTGTAAAGGAAGAGAGAAAAGAGGAGCAAAGCTGA
- the pth gene encoding aminoacyl-tRNA hydrolase, which translates to MKLIVGLGNPGREYALTKHNIGFMVIDQLSTRFNIDIDKSKFSGLYGTGMYNGEKVILCKPLTYMNLSGECIGPLMDYFDIPIEDLLIIYDDLDLPTGKIRLRTKGSAGGHNGIKSTVNHLGTQEFKRVRIGIGRPTNGMAIPNYVLTKFVDDEIEKINDAIKVSTDVCEDWISSPFLQVMNKYN; encoded by the coding sequence ATGAAATTAATTGTAGGTTTAGGAAACCCTGGTAGAGAATATGCTCTAACAAAACATAATATAGGTTTCATGGTTATTGATCAATTATCTACACGATTTAATATCGATATAGATAAATCTAAGTTTTCAGGATTATATGGAACAGGTATGTATAATGGTGAAAAAGTAATATTATGTAAACCGCTTACATATATGAATTTATCAGGAGAATGTATTGGGCCGTTAATGGACTATTTCGATATACCTATTGAAGATCTATTGATTATCTATGATGACCTGGATTTGCCAACAGGAAAAATTCGTTTAAGAACAAAAGGAAGTGCTGGTGGACATAATGGAATTAAATCCACAGTTAATCATCTTGGCACTCAAGAGTTTAAAAGAGTACGTATAGGAATTGGGAGGCCAACGAATGGCATGGCAATTCCAAATTATGTTCTTACAAAATTTGTTGATGATGAAATTGAAAAGATAAATGATGCTATAAAGGTTTCAACAGATGTATGTGAAGATTGGATTTCATCACCTTTTTTACAAGTAATGAATAAGTATAATTAA